A DNA window from Mucilaginibacter xinganensis contains the following coding sequences:
- a CDS encoding M1 family aminopeptidase translates to MIKTKTISAFVLSGLFVGLTIAATAQTTQPADPALKIYRATPPKINDLVHTKLDVRFDYKKRYMYGKEWVTLKPHFYPTDTLRLDAKGMDLKTIAVVKNGKNVPLKFKYEDSLSVNIQLDKVYHNNESYTLYIDYTAKPNEIKQHGSAAITDAKGLYFINPDGTEKDKPTQIWTQGESESSSCWFPTIDKPEQKTTDEISMTVPAKYVTLSNGRLAAQKVNADGTRTDTWKQELPHSPYLFMMAVGDFKIYKDKWRNKEVSYYLEPKYAPYAKQIFGMTPELIEFYSTTLGVDFPWYKYSQIVVRDYVSGAMENTSATLHGEYVQETPRELIDAGYDAGRSTIAHELFHQWFGDFVTAESWSNLTVNESFADFSEMLWAEHKYGKDEADAHSNDAMQSYLGSPDAKTKNLVRFHYNNEMDMFDVVTYQKGGRILNMLRNYLGKDAFYKGLNIYLKTNAYKTGEAQQLRLAEEEASGLDLNWFFNQWYYGAGNPELKISYKYDEATKTETVYLAQTQEGQIFKLPMAIDIYAGGKKNRYKVWMNDKADTLNFQSATKPDLVNVDGDKVLLAKKTDDKTLDEYAFQYFNAPLYMDRFEAITFAATHQSDKAGQKVIIAALKDKYYGLRIKAIKALNMSNDEIHNAALPVLASLAQTDENTLVRAAAITALGKLKASGNLTLFKQALTSQSYAVQGAALNAIALLEPAQSVALAKGFEQDNKGALSQAIVTVYATNGDGEQWPYVYQKFSDAGPQAKFALTRSFAAMTGRVEKPEFAQQGINAIKDLGVKYKQFGIGPFITGLLTDIKTARTKLNDAASATAADDAIKAVNDAK, encoded by the coding sequence ATGATAAAAACTAAAACTATTTCAGCATTCGTGCTTTCAGGCCTTTTTGTGGGTTTGACAATTGCAGCCACTGCGCAGACCACACAGCCTGCAGATCCTGCATTAAAGATCTACAGGGCCACTCCTCCCAAAATCAATGATCTTGTACACACTAAACTTGATGTACGCTTTGATTATAAAAAGCGCTATATGTATGGTAAGGAATGGGTTACACTAAAGCCGCATTTTTACCCCACCGATACCCTTAGGCTCGATGCCAAGGGTATGGACCTTAAAACTATTGCGGTTGTAAAAAACGGCAAAAACGTCCCTTTGAAATTCAAATATGAAGACAGCCTTTCTGTAAACATCCAGCTGGATAAGGTTTATCATAACAATGAGAGTTATACACTTTACATTGATTATACAGCAAAACCTAATGAAATTAAACAACACGGAAGCGCAGCTATTACCGATGCCAAAGGTTTATACTTTATAAACCCTGATGGCACCGAGAAAGACAAGCCCACCCAGATCTGGACGCAAGGTGAGTCAGAGAGTTCATCGTGCTGGTTCCCTACTATAGATAAGCCGGAGCAAAAAACTACCGACGAGATCAGTATGACCGTCCCTGCAAAATATGTTACGCTGTCAAACGGTCGCCTGGCAGCGCAAAAGGTAAATGCAGATGGTACCCGCACCGATACCTGGAAACAGGAATTGCCGCACTCGCCGTATTTATTTATGATGGCAGTAGGCGATTTTAAAATTTATAAAGACAAATGGCGCAACAAAGAGGTAAGCTATTACCTGGAGCCTAAATACGCACCCTATGCAAAACAGATCTTCGGGATGACCCCTGAACTGATTGAGTTTTACTCAACCACATTGGGTGTTGATTTTCCATGGTATAAATATTCGCAGATTGTAGTGCGGGATTACGTGAGTGGCGCAATGGAAAATACATCGGCTACCCTGCACGGAGAATACGTACAGGAAACCCCGCGCGAATTGATAGATGCAGGATATGATGCCGGCCGCAGTACTATAGCCCATGAGCTGTTTCACCAATGGTTTGGCGATTTTGTGACTGCCGAGAGCTGGAGCAACCTGACTGTAAACGAATCATTTGCTGATTTTAGCGAAATGCTTTGGGCTGAACACAAATATGGCAAGGACGAAGCCGACGCACACAGCAACGATGCTATGCAAAGCTATTTAGGATCGCCTGATGCTAAAACCAAGAACCTGGTTCGTTTTCACTATAACAACGAAATGGACATGTTTGATGTGGTAACCTACCAAAAGGGTGGGCGTATATTAAATATGCTTCGCAATTATTTAGGGAAAGACGCATTTTATAAAGGCTTAAACATTTACCTTAAAACCAATGCTTACAAAACAGGCGAAGCACAACAACTGCGCCTGGCTGAAGAGGAAGCCAGCGGACTTGATTTAAACTGGTTTTTTAATCAATGGTATTACGGTGCCGGCAACCCGGAGCTGAAAATTAGCTATAAATATGATGAGGCTACAAAAACCGAAACTGTTTATTTAGCGCAAACCCAGGAAGGTCAAATATTTAAATTGCCTATGGCAATTGATATTTATGCCGGTGGCAAAAAGAACCGTTACAAAGTTTGGATGAACGATAAAGCGGATACGCTTAACTTCCAGTCGGCAACTAAACCTGACCTGGTAAATGTTGACGGTGACAAAGTATTACTTGCCAAAAAAACAGACGATAAAACCCTGGACGAGTATGCTTTCCAGTATTTTAATGCCCCATTGTACATGGACCGTTTTGAGGCCATTACTTTTGCAGCCACTCACCAGTCTGACAAAGCCGGGCAAAAAGTAATAATTGCCGCTTTAAAGGACAAATATTATGGCTTGCGGATAAAAGCGATCAAGGCATTAAATATGAGCAATGATGAAATTCACAATGCAGCATTACCCGTATTAGCATCATTGGCACAAACAGACGAAAATACCCTGGTGCGCGCCGCCGCTATCACCGCATTAGGTAAACTGAAAGCCTCGGGCAATTTAACCCTCTTTAAACAGGCATTAACCAGTCAGTCATACGCTGTACAGGGTGCAGCCCTTAATGCAATCGCCTTACTGGAGCCGGCACAATCTGTAGCGTTAGCAAAAGGTTTTGAGCAGGATAATAAAGGCGCACTCAGCCAGGCAATTGTTACAGTTTATGCTACCAATGGCGACGGTGAGCAATGGCCGTACGTTTATCAGAAGTTTAGTGATGCAGGTCCGCAGGCTAAATTTGCGCTTACCCGCAGCTTTGCCGCAATGACAGGCCGCGTTGAAAAGCCGGAATTTGCCCAGCAGGGGATTAACGCGATAAAAGATCTCGGCGTTAAATACAAACAATTTGGCATTGGCCCTTTTATTACCGGTTTATTAACAGACATTAAAACCGCACGTACAAAATTGAATGATGCTGCATCTGCAACCGCTGCGGATGATGCCATTAAAGCAGTTAATGACGCCAAGTAA
- a CDS encoding ABC transporter permease, whose translation MIKNYLKIAWRNLVKNKAHTFINISGLAVGLTCSLLILLWVQNELSIDAYHTNGDRLYKVYEREYYDHKIDGNYDTPALLGEELKKVLPEVEYAINMGDENDNHTFRANNKILKLSGTFAGADVFKMFSYPLIKGSVNDALNSPLNIAISQKMATMFFAGPGNAIGKTIRFENKKDFIVTAVFKDLPESASRKFEYLINWDAYLAEYPGSKHWDNSGPLTFIQLRKDVDFLSVNRKMTHILETYSKRSKSYRVEHALQKFNEVYLHSNFVNGEITGGRIEYVRLFSIIAVFVLLIACINFMNLTTAQSVKRAREIGVASIDAHSLVLVLSYATPVSAADGVYRPKISLQVN comes from the coding sequence ATGATAAAGAATTATTTAAAAATCGCCTGGCGTAACCTTGTAAAAAACAAAGCGCATACGTTCATAAATATTTCGGGGCTGGCTGTTGGCCTTACCTGTAGTTTATTGATTTTATTATGGGTGCAAAATGAGTTAAGTATCGACGCGTATCACACCAACGGCGATCGTTTGTATAAAGTTTACGAAAGAGAATATTATGACCATAAAATAGATGGCAATTATGACACTCCTGCCTTACTTGGTGAAGAATTAAAAAAAGTACTGCCGGAGGTTGAATACGCTATAAACATGGGCGATGAGAACGACAATCACACATTCAGGGCCAATAACAAAATTTTAAAATTAAGCGGCACATTTGCCGGGGCCGATGTTTTTAAAATGTTCAGTTATCCGCTTATAAAAGGATCTGTTAATGATGCTTTAAACTCGCCACTGAATATTGCCATCTCTCAAAAAATGGCTACTATGTTTTTCGCAGGTCCTGGTAATGCCATCGGGAAAACTATCCGTTTTGAAAATAAAAAGGACTTTATTGTCACTGCCGTTTTTAAAGATCTGCCGGAAAGCGCATCGCGTAAATTCGAATACCTAATAAACTGGGATGCTTACCTCGCTGAATATCCCGGTTCAAAACACTGGGATAACAGCGGCCCGCTAACCTTTATACAACTGCGTAAGGACGTCGATTTTTTATCGGTTAACCGCAAAATGACGCATATTTTAGAAACGTATAGCAAACGCAGTAAATCATACCGGGTTGAGCATGCACTGCAAAAATTTAATGAAGTTTACCTGCATTCCAACTTTGTTAATGGTGAAATAACCGGCGGACGGATCGAATATGTGCGGCTATTTAGCATTATCGCCGTTTTTGTATTGCTGATAGCCTGTATCAATTTCATGAACCTCACAACCGCACAATCTGTAAAGCGGGCGAGGGAAATTGGCGTGGCTTCCATTGACGCGCACTCGCTCGTGCTGGTGCTGTCGTACGCCACGCCCGTCTCCGCGGCCGACGGGGTGTATCGTCCTAAAATAAGTTTACAGGTTAATTGA
- a CDS encoding IS3 family transposase, whose protein sequence is MLAAHYLLVRKRRRRVYTTQSFHWLRKYPNCIKEIIPTKANEIWVSDITYYRTKKGSVYISFITDAYSKKIVGYHAADTLEAVHTLSALQMAIKENGQSLTGLIHHSDRGAQYCSYDYVKLLQDNNIIISMTENGDPLENAIAERINGIMKQEYLEHHMLNNKEEVMELLTASVNIYNKQRPHMSCNLLTPEMVHQNNIAVQRNWKSYYKSKNVDP, encoded by the coding sequence CTGCTTGCTGCTCATTATCTGTTAGTTCGTAAAAGAAGACGAAGAGTATACACAACCCAATCCTTTCACTGGCTAAGAAAGTATCCGAATTGTATAAAAGAGATCATTCCCACCAAAGCAAATGAAATATGGGTATCAGATATTACCTATTACCGAACAAAAAAGGGCTCTGTTTATATTAGTTTTATCACAGATGCCTATAGCAAAAAGATCGTCGGGTATCATGCAGCAGATACTTTAGAAGCGGTTCATACGCTTAGCGCTTTACAAATGGCAATTAAAGAAAACGGCCAGTCATTAACTGGTTTAATACACCATTCCGACCGCGGAGCTCAATATTGCAGCTATGATTATGTAAAGCTATTACAGGACAATAATATTATTATCAGCATGACTGAGAATGGCGATCCTTTGGAAAATGCAATCGCAGAAAGGATCAATGGAATTATGAAACAAGAATACCTGGAACATCACATGCTGAACAATAAAGAAGAAGTTATGGAGCTATTAACAGCTTCGGTAAATATTTATAATAAACAAAGGCCGCATATGAGTTGCAATTTGCTTACGCCTGAAATGGTACATCAAAACAACATTGCTGTACAACGAAATTGGAAAAGTTATTATAAATCAAAAAATGTGGATCCGTAA
- a CDS encoding voltage-gated chloride channel family protein, with protein sequence MTENRTIPFKEHFAIVKHLIRWTIITVPVAIVIGSVVAFFLWMLATAIHFRFDHKWLLFFLPLAGVLIHFIYQTFGKSSEKGNNLIIEQIHQEGGGVPKRMAPVILLTTIITHLFGGSAGREGTAVQIGGSIAATFGKWFKLTGADMRLILIAGVAAGFGAVFGTPVTGAIFAMEVLTIGRIKYDALFPALIAAVIGDITVGAWHVTHTQYHIAIMPATTGYWNNFFHFDLLLLGKVIIASVIFGLASALFAGMVHEIKSICLKLFKHKWMIPVLGGLIIIGLTFINGKPDYLSLGVDAEYPGAITIPSAFNAGGADTWSWLWKTLYTTVTLATGFKGGEVTPLFYIGATLGNTLSALLNAPVGLFAALGFIAVFAGATNTPLACTFMGVELFGGEHILLFAIACFTAYFFSGTSGIYGSQGIAVPKILDDSFNDDSIAGATKRRGYMHEKLRKYQISLKNKSRK encoded by the coding sequence ATGACCGAAAACAGGACTATCCCCTTTAAAGAACACTTTGCAATTGTAAAGCACCTGATTCGCTGGACCATTATAACCGTTCCTGTTGCTATAGTTATTGGCAGCGTGGTGGCGTTTTTTTTATGGATGCTTGCCACAGCAATTCATTTCAGGTTCGATCATAAATGGCTGTTATTTTTTTTGCCGCTTGCCGGTGTGCTGATTCATTTCATTTATCAAACGTTTGGCAAATCTTCAGAAAAAGGAAACAACCTAATTATTGAGCAAATTCACCAGGAAGGAGGCGGCGTCCCCAAAAGAATGGCCCCTGTTATCCTGTTAACTACCATCATCACTCATTTATTTGGCGGCTCGGCCGGGCGCGAGGGCACCGCCGTGCAGATAGGCGGAAGCATTGCCGCTACGTTTGGTAAATGGTTTAAGCTAACCGGTGCAGATATGCGACTGATTCTCATCGCAGGTGTTGCAGCCGGTTTCGGCGCGGTATTTGGCACACCTGTTACCGGTGCAATTTTTGCTATGGAAGTATTAACTATTGGCCGGATTAAATATGATGCTTTATTTCCGGCCTTAATAGCAGCGGTAATTGGAGATATTACCGTTGGTGCATGGCATGTAACGCATACCCAATATCACATAGCAATTATGCCGGCGACAACCGGCTACTGGAATAACTTCTTTCATTTCGATCTGCTGTTACTTGGCAAAGTAATTATCGCATCCGTTATTTTTGGTTTGGCCAGCGCCCTGTTTGCGGGCATGGTGCATGAAATAAAAAGCATTTGCCTTAAGCTATTTAAACACAAATGGATGATCCCTGTATTGGGCGGGTTAATAATAATAGGGCTTACATTTATTAATGGCAAGCCGGACTACCTGAGCCTTGGTGTGGACGCAGAATACCCTGGCGCCATTACCATACCGTCCGCATTTAACGCCGGTGGCGCTGATACCTGGAGCTGGCTTTGGAAAACCCTTTACACAACCGTAACCCTTGCAACCGGATTTAAAGGCGGTGAGGTTACACCATTATTCTACATTGGTGCAACCCTGGGTAACACCTTGTCGGCTTTATTAAACGCACCTGTTGGTTTGTTTGCTGCACTGGGCTTTATTGCAGTATTTGCCGGTGCAACCAATACTCCGCTGGCGTGTACCTTTATGGGCGTTGAACTGTTTGGCGGCGAGCATATATTATTATTCGCCATAGCTTGTTTTACCGCTTACTTTTTTAGCGGTACCTCCGGCATCTATGGTTCCCAAGGGATTGCTGTCCCCAAAATTTTGGATGATTCCTTTAATGATGATTCTATTGCCGGCGCTACCAAAAGGCGTGGATACATGCACGAAAAACTAAGGAAATACCAAATATCCTTAAAAAATAAGAGCCGCAAATAG
- a CDS encoding ABC transporter permease, protein MIKNYLKVAWRNLIKNKAHTIINITGLSVGMAVAMLIGLWIWDELSYDKYFQNHDRIVQVWQHQTFNGKVGSQIAMPIPLGTMLGKDYHSDFKYVVLSSWNYDHILAYGDKKITMQGSYMQADAPDMLSLKMLKGTRRALKDPSSIMLSDKVAKAIFGNDDPMDKTIKLDNKQLVKVTGVYEDLPHNTSFNELSVILPWDLYLSSQQWVKQAQTQWGNNSFQIFAQLNQNVTIDKVDARIKKLKAINIAAQGDNVGASFKPVVFLHPMDKWHLYSEFKDGINTGGAIQFVWMFGIIGVFVLLLACINFMNLSTARSEKRAKEVGIRKTVGSLRSQLIVQFFSESLMVVVFAFLFSIVIVLLILPWFNQVADKTMTILWASPVFWIIGIGFSLITGLISGSYPAFYLSSFQPVKVLKGTFKAGRFAAIPRKVLVVLQFTVSVTLIIGTIIVFRQVQHTKNRPVGYERTGLVQMGMKSDGIHKNFAAVRNDLLQSGTIIEMAESGSPLTDVYSNNSGLKWRGKAPDLQDDFGTIRLTPEFGKVAQWKILDGRDFSREFISDSSAMILNESAAKFMNFKHPVGEIIDWGKKFTVIGVVKDMVMSSPYEPVKPSIFVLDNGIGNLVDIRLNPKVSTREALAKIEAAFKKYDPGSPFDYRFTDEEYARKFANEERVGKLAGFFTLLAIFISCMGLFGMASFMAEQRIKEIGVRKVLGASIFSLWRLMSVDFIILVSISLLIAIPTAYYFMYGWLQGYKYRADLSWWIFVGTGIGTIIITILTVSYQSIKAALMNPVNSLKTE, encoded by the coding sequence ATGATAAAAAATTATTTAAAAGTAGCCTGGCGCAACCTCATAAAAAATAAAGCGCATACGATTATTAATATAACCGGATTATCTGTTGGCATGGCCGTAGCAATGCTTATCGGCCTGTGGATTTGGGACGAACTATCTTATGATAAATACTTTCAGAACCATGACAGGATAGTGCAGGTATGGCAGCACCAAACGTTTAACGGTAAGGTGGGCAGCCAAATTGCGATGCCCATCCCATTGGGAACTATGCTGGGTAAGGATTACCACAGTGATTTTAAATACGTGGTACTATCCAGTTGGAATTATGATCACATATTGGCCTACGGCGATAAAAAGATAACAATGCAGGGTAGCTATATGCAGGCTGATGCGCCGGATATGTTATCCCTGAAAATGCTTAAAGGAACAAGGAGGGCTTTAAAAGACCCTTCATCGATTATGCTTTCGGATAAAGTTGCAAAAGCCATTTTCGGGAACGATGATCCTATGGACAAAACCATTAAGCTTGATAATAAGCAACTGGTTAAGGTTACCGGGGTTTATGAAGACCTACCGCATAATACAAGTTTTAATGAACTATCAGTTATACTTCCCTGGGACCTGTACTTAAGCAGCCAGCAATGGGTAAAACAGGCCCAAACGCAATGGGGAAATAACTCATTCCAGATTTTTGCGCAACTAAACCAAAATGTAACTATTGATAAGGTTGATGCCCGGATTAAAAAGCTTAAAGCTATAAATATTGCCGCACAGGGCGACAATGTGGGTGCATCATTCAAACCTGTAGTGTTTTTACATCCTATGGACAAATGGCATTTATATTCGGAGTTTAAGGATGGCATTAACACGGGCGGTGCCATACAATTTGTGTGGATGTTTGGCATTATTGGCGTGTTTGTTTTATTGCTTGCCTGCATCAACTTTATGAATCTGAGCACCGCCCGGTCAGAAAAGCGGGCGAAAGAGGTGGGGATTCGCAAAACAGTTGGATCGCTCCGCAGCCAGCTAATCGTCCAGTTTTTTAGTGAATCGTTAATGGTAGTTGTATTTGCGTTCCTGTTTTCTATAGTAATTGTTTTATTGATACTACCCTGGTTTAACCAGGTAGCCGATAAAACTATGACTATCCTTTGGGCCAGTCCGGTTTTTTGGATAATCGGCATAGGCTTTAGCCTCATAACGGGTTTAATTTCGGGCAGCTACCCGGCATTTTACCTGTCGTCTTTTCAGCCGGTAAAGGTATTAAAAGGCACCTTTAAAGCCGGCCGGTTTGCTGCAATACCCCGTAAAGTATTGGTAGTATTGCAGTTTACTGTTTCGGTTACTTTAATTATAGGTACCATTATTGTTTTCAGGCAGGTGCAGCATACCAAAAACAGGCCGGTTGGCTATGAGCGTACTGGCCTTGTACAAATGGGAATGAAAAGCGACGGAATCCACAAAAACTTTGCTGCAGTACGCAACGATTTGCTTCAAAGCGGTACAATTATAGAGATGGCCGAGTCGGGCAGCCCCTTAACCGATGTTTACTCCAACAACAGCGGTTTAAAATGGCGGGGCAAGGCTCCCGATCTGCAGGACGATTTTGGGACAATCCGTTTAACACCGGAATTTGGTAAAGTTGCGCAATGGAAAATTTTGGATGGCCGCGATTTTTCAAGAGAGTTTATAAGTGATTCTTCAGCTATGATCTTGAATGAGTCGGCTGCAAAATTCATGAATTTCAAACATCCGGTAGGCGAAATAATTGATTGGGGTAAAAAATTTACGGTGATTGGCGTGGTAAAGGATATGGTAATGTCTTCGCCTTATGAACCTGTTAAACCCAGCATATTTGTATTGGACAATGGCATAGGGAATCTGGTAGATATTCGCTTAAATCCAAAGGTGAGCACCCGTGAGGCACTGGCTAAAATAGAAGCGGCATTTAAAAAGTACGATCCCGGCAGCCCGTTCGACTACAGGTTTACAGACGAGGAGTATGCCAGGAAATTTGCAAACGAGGAACGTGTGGGTAAGCTTGCAGGTTTTTTTACCTTATTGGCTATCTTCATCAGTTGCATGGGCTTATTCGGAATGGCGTCCTTCATGGCCGAACAACGCATCAAAGAGATCGGTGTACGGAAAGTGCTGGGGGCCTCCATATTCAGTTTATGGCGCTTAATGTCTGTTGATTTTATCATCCTCGTAAGCATCTCATTACTGATAGCGATACCTACAGCTTATTACTTCATGTACGGTTGGTTGCAGGGGTACAAATACCGTGCTGACCTGTCCTGGTGGATTTTTGTGGGCACAGGAATTGGGACTATTATTATAACTATACTGACTGTCAGTTACCAAAGCATAAAGGCCGCGCTCATGAACCCGGTGAATAGTTTGAAGACTGAGTAA
- a CDS encoding glycoside hydrolase family 35 protein: protein MKKLAFLFVVLTTLSNLCSAQKASHTFALGDSTFLLDGKPLQLISGEMHCTRIPRAYWRQRMKMAKAMGLNSIGTYVFWNAQEPEEGKYDFTGNNDIAEFVKIAKEEGLWVVLRPSPYACAEWEFGGYPWWLLKDKALKVRSKDPKFLKYYRDYIMQLGKQLSPLLVTNGGNILMVQIENEYGSYSNDKEYLDINRKIFREGGFSGLLFTCDGPSQLPAGYLPGYLPAVNGLDNPAEVKALINKYHDGKGPYYIAEWYPGWFDSWGTPHAGSNADEDAKKLDEVLSAGISINLYMFHGGTTRDFMNGANMNKKDPYAPQTSSYDYDAPLDESGKPTAKFYKFREVIQKHLAAGKKLPEVPVTGKAIAIPNINLVSRAALFNNKGTPVSAAAPLCFEDLNQGYGFVLYRTTLKNAASGLLKIKEMRDYATVYLNGKRISVLDRRLKQDSLQITAAKKGDVLDILVENNGRINYGPFLIDNRQGITEKVTLNETELTGWKMYKFPFSDVNGFKYSNIKDTNELQPALYKGVFTLNKVGDTYLDLHGYGKGFVFLNGHNLGKYWNIGPQQTIYIPASWLKAGVNEIVVFDELKGGHTKIAALDHPILNELPKE from the coding sequence ATGAAAAAACTTGCCTTTCTGTTTGTTGTATTAACAACGCTTTCAAATCTCTGCAGTGCCCAAAAAGCCAGCCACACTTTTGCGCTGGGCGACTCGACATTTTTACTGGATGGCAAGCCGTTACAGCTCATTTCGGGCGAGATGCATTGTACCCGAATTCCGCGCGCTTACTGGCGGCAACGGATGAAAATGGCGAAAGCCATGGGTTTAAACTCGATTGGAACCTACGTTTTTTGGAATGCGCAGGAACCTGAAGAAGGGAAATACGATTTTACCGGTAATAATGATATTGCTGAATTTGTGAAGATAGCCAAAGAAGAAGGCTTGTGGGTAGTGCTGCGCCCAAGCCCCTATGCTTGTGCTGAATGGGAGTTTGGCGGTTACCCATGGTGGCTGTTAAAAGATAAAGCGCTGAAAGTGCGCAGTAAAGACCCTAAGTTTTTAAAATACTATCGTGATTATATTATGCAGCTGGGCAAGCAATTGTCGCCTTTGCTGGTAACTAACGGCGGCAATATTTTGATGGTGCAGATAGAAAACGAATACGGTTCATATAGTAATGATAAAGAGTACCTGGACATTAACCGTAAAATATTCCGCGAGGGTGGGTTCAGCGGTTTACTGTTTACCTGCGACGGGCCGTCACAATTACCGGCCGGTTATTTGCCGGGCTATTTACCCGCTGTTAACGGGTTGGATAATCCGGCCGAAGTTAAAGCCCTTATCAACAAATACCATGATGGGAAAGGTCCTTATTATATAGCCGAATGGTACCCGGGTTGGTTTGACAGCTGGGGAACACCTCATGCCGGCAGTAATGCCGATGAAGATGCCAAAAAACTGGATGAGGTGTTATCGGCAGGCATTTCTATCAACCTTTATATGTTTCACGGTGGTACCACGCGCGATTTTATGAATGGTGCTAATATGAACAAAAAAGACCCTTACGCCCCGCAAACATCCAGCTATGATTATGATGCACCGCTTGATGAATCCGGCAAACCAACCGCCAAGTTTTACAAATTCAGGGAGGTGATACAAAAGCACCTGGCTGCCGGTAAGAAGTTGCCTGAAGTACCGGTAACAGGTAAAGCTATCGCAATTCCAAATATTAATTTGGTAAGCAGGGCTGCTTTATTTAATAACAAAGGCACGCCTGTTTCGGCTGCTGCACCGCTTTGTTTTGAAGACCTTAACCAGGGATATGGCTTTGTGCTATACCGCACCACGTTAAAAAACGCGGCATCCGGTCTTTTAAAAATTAAAGAAATGCGGGACTATGCCACCGTGTACCTGAATGGTAAACGCATCAGTGTATTAGACAGGCGGCTTAAACAAGACTCGCTGCAAATTACCGCAGCAAAAAAAGGAGACGTTTTAGATATACTGGTTGAGAACAATGGCCGTATTAACTACGGGCCGTTCCTGATAGATAACCGCCAGGGGATTACCGAAAAGGTTACTTTAAACGAAACAGAGCTTACCGGCTGGAAGATGTATAAATTTCCATTTAGTGATGTAAATGGGTTTAAATATTCAAATATTAAGGATACTAACGAGCTTCAGCCCGCGCTTTACAAAGGAGTATTTACTTTAAATAAAGTGGGCGACACCTATCTTGATCTGCATGGTTATGGTAAAGGCTTCGTGTTTTTAAACGGGCACAACCTTGGTAAGTACTGGAATATTGGCCCGCAGCAGACGATTTACATTCCGGCTTCATGGCTTAAAGCCGGGGTAAACGAAATTGTTGTGTTTGATGAGCTTAAGGGCGGGCATACCAAAATTGCCGCTTTGGATCACCCTATATTGAATGAGTTGCCTAAGGAATAA